A single Pseudomonas sp. MM223 DNA region contains:
- the ygcS_5 gene encoding Inner membrane metabolite transport protein YgcS (*Name ygcS_5): protein MTSPTRSIEDVPLSRFHKLLTLRSGGGSFVDGYVLSIIGVALAHISTALSLNSFWEGLIAASALIGIFFGGFLGGWLTDRLGRKRLFFVGPILFIVASLGQFWADSALAIFLLRLVIGIAVGIEYPVATSLLVEFMPRKYRGPRLAMLTILWFAGAAAAYIVGELLLRSGAEDAWRLVLASSASIGLALLVVRIGTPESPRWLLSKGRRTEAEQVIKAVYGNDFSLRNLPEQSANHTVNIWSLLYAGYGKRMLFVIVFWTCCIIPLFSVYAFAPKVLAALNVKGDSASIGSVLITLFFVVGCILATRLINVIGRRNLLLYSFLVSGLALLCLGAFHSSAGLWILVFFALYALFIGGAQVLTLVYPNEIFPTEIRAFAVGMGTSISRIGAAVGTYLVPVSLDVLGIAQTMYVAAAITFFGLLLSWALAPETRSLNLQQAAALG from the coding sequence GCTATGTGCTAAGTATCATCGGCGTCGCCCTGGCGCACATCAGCACCGCATTGTCATTGAACAGTTTCTGGGAAGGCCTGATTGCCGCCTCAGCGCTGATCGGCATCTTCTTCGGCGGTTTTCTCGGCGGCTGGCTGACCGACCGTCTTGGCCGCAAACGCTTGTTCTTCGTCGGGCCCATACTGTTTATCGTCGCATCGCTTGGGCAGTTCTGGGCCGACTCGGCGCTGGCTATTTTCCTGCTGCGGCTGGTCATAGGCATTGCCGTCGGCATCGAATACCCGGTCGCCACTTCACTGCTGGTCGAGTTCATGCCCAGGAAATACCGCGGCCCCCGCCTGGCCATGCTCACCATTCTCTGGTTTGCCGGTGCCGCAGCTGCCTACATTGTCGGTGAACTGCTGTTGCGCAGCGGCGCAGAAGATGCCTGGCGGCTGGTGCTGGCCAGCTCGGCAAGCATCGGCCTGGCGCTTCTCGTAGTCCGTATCGGTACACCCGAATCGCCACGCTGGCTGCTCAGCAAAGGTCGCCGCACAGAAGCCGAACAGGTGATCAAAGCGGTATACGGCAATGACTTTTCCCTGCGCAACCTGCCCGAGCAAAGTGCCAACCACACGGTGAACATCTGGAGTTTGCTGTATGCCGGTTATGGCAAGCGCATGCTGTTCGTCATCGTGTTCTGGACCTGCTGCATCATCCCGCTGTTCTCGGTGTATGCGTTTGCGCCCAAAGTGCTGGCGGCGTTGAACGTGAAAGGTGACAGTGCCTCGATCGGCTCGGTACTGATTACGTTGTTTTTTGTGGTGGGCTGCATACTTGCCACCCGGCTTATCAACGTCATCGGCCGGCGCAACCTGCTGCTTTACAGCTTCCTGGTGTCGGGCCTGGCCCTGTTGTGCCTGGGCGCTTTCCACAGCAGCGCGGGTTTGTGGATCCTGGTGTTCTTTGCACTCTATGCGTTGTTCATCGGCGGTGCGCAGGTGCTGACGCTGGTGTACCCGAACGAAATCTTCCCCACTGAGATTCGCGCCTTCGCGGTGGGCATGGGCACCTCCATCTCGCGCATCGGGGCCGCGGTGGGCACCTACCTGGTACCGGTTTCGCTTGACGTGCTGGGTATCGCCCAAACCATGTACGTGGCGGCCGCCATCACCTTCTTCGGCCTGCTGCTGTCCTGGGCACTGGCCCCGGAAACCCGTTCGCTGAATCTGCAGCAGGCGGCTGCCCTGGGCTAA
- the pigA_2 gene encoding Heme oxygenase PigA (*Name pigA_2) — MTAAPLPLTEPGRCQRLKAASSSDHDKVDELVMAARPFADRERYACFLQVQHRFHGSLLSLYRDEYLNLRLPGLAQLSRFAAVEDDLRDLGLALPALPQQVCTSAAQALGWLYCSEGSNLGAAFLFKQTQRLGLDGDEGARHLAPHPDGRALHWREFVARLDGLVLDEQEEAEVIVGAIAAFDSYRAHLREVFPQDR; from the coding sequence ATGACCGCTGCCCCACTCCCTCTCACAGAGCCAGGACGCTGCCAACGCCTGAAAGCGGCCAGCAGCAGCGACCATGACAAAGTCGACGAGCTGGTGATGGCGGCGCGGCCATTCGCGGACCGCGAACGTTATGCCTGTTTCCTTCAGGTGCAGCACCGTTTCCACGGCAGCCTGTTGTCGCTTTACCGCGACGAGTACCTCAACCTGCGCCTGCCCGGGCTGGCGCAACTGTCGCGTTTTGCGGCGGTCGAGGACGACCTGCGTGACCTTGGGCTAGCGCTGCCAGCGTTGCCCCAACAGGTTTGCACCAGTGCGGCCCAGGCCTTGGGCTGGCTGTATTGCAGTGAAGGCTCCAACCTGGGCGCAGCGTTCCTGTTCAAGCAGACCCAGCGCCTGGGCCTGGATGGCGATGAGGGTGCCCGCCACCTGGCGCCGCACCCCGATGGTCGTGCACTGCACTGGCGCGAGTTTGTTGCCAGGCTGGATGGCCTGGTACTGGATGAACAGGAAGAGGCAGAGGTGATTGTTGGGGCGATTGCCGCTTTCGACAGTTATCGGGCACACCTGCGTGAGGTGTTCCCACAGGATCGGTAG
- the cydB_1 gene encoding Cytochrome bd-I ubiquinol oxidase subunit 2 (*Name cydB_1), producing the protein MGIDLPLIWFLIIGFGVMMYVIMDGFDLGIGILFPFITDRDHRDTMVNTVAPVWDGNETWLVLGGAGLMAAFPKVYAILLSALYIPALGLLAGLIWRGVSFEFRFKADDAHKPFWDKAFTGGSYAAAFFQGVMLGAFIEGHAIVDGVATNGVMSWLTPFNVFCGVGVVVAYALLGATWLVLKTEGRLQASIIRACSPITLATVAAMLIVSIWTPLTHPAIFERWFSLPNFWFFLPVPVLVLVATWAILKSLRGAPHAGPFVWSLLLVFLGFTGLVISIWPYVLPPSLTIWEAAAPPQSLGFALVGALLIIPFILGYSAWSYYVFRGKVKDGEGYH; encoded by the coding sequence ATGGGTATTGATCTTCCGCTGATCTGGTTTCTGATCATCGGCTTTGGCGTGATGATGTACGTCATCATGGACGGTTTCGACCTGGGTATCGGTATCCTGTTCCCGTTCATCACCGACCGCGACCACCGTGACACCATGGTCAACACCGTGGCGCCGGTGTGGGACGGCAACGAAACCTGGCTGGTGCTGGGTGGGGCAGGGTTGATGGCGGCGTTTCCCAAGGTCTACGCCATTTTGCTCAGTGCGCTGTACATCCCCGCGCTCGGCCTGCTGGCCGGGTTGATCTGGCGTGGTGTGTCGTTCGAGTTCCGCTTCAAGGCCGATGACGCGCACAAGCCGTTCTGGGACAAGGCGTTCACGGGCGGGTCCTACGCGGCGGCGTTTTTCCAGGGGGTGATGCTGGGGGCGTTCATCGAAGGGCACGCGATTGTCGATGGCGTGGCCACCAACGGCGTGATGAGCTGGCTGACACCGTTCAACGTGTTTTGCGGGGTCGGGGTGGTGGTGGCGTATGCGTTGCTGGGCGCCACCTGGCTGGTGTTGAAAACGGAAGGCCGGTTGCAGGCCAGCATTATTCGCGCGTGCTCGCCGATCACCTTGGCGACAGTGGCGGCGATGCTGATCGTCAGCATCTGGACGCCACTGACCCACCCGGCCATTTTCGAGCGCTGGTTCAGCCTGCCGAACTTCTGGTTCTTCCTGCCGGTACCGGTGCTTGTACTGGTGGCCACCTGGGCGATTCTCAAGTCGTTGCGCGGTGCACCGCATGCCGGGCCTTTCGTCTGGTCGCTGCTGCTGGTTTTCCTCGGGTTCACCGGTCTGGTGATCAGCATCTGGCCGTATGTGCTGCCGCCCAGCCTGACCATCTGGGAAGCCGCGGCGCCGCCCCAGAGCCTGGGCTTCGCCCTGGTCGGTGCGCTGCTGATCATCCCGTTCATCCTCGGCTATTCGGCCTGGTCGTATTACGTGTTTCGCGGCAAGGTCAAGGATGGCGAGGGGTACCACTGA
- the cydA_1 gene encoding Cytochrome bd ubiquinol oxidase subunit 1 (*Name cydA_1), producing the protein MFSLTALELARIQFGFTITFHIIFPAITIGLAAFLAVLEGLWLWKKDNAYLDLYHFWSKIFAVNFAMGVVSGLVMAYQFGTNWSFYSQFAGSITGPLLTYEVLTAFFLEAGFLGVMLFGWHKVGRGLHFFATVMVAVGTMISATWILASNSWMQTPQGHEVINGVVVPVDWFAIIFNPSFPYRLAHMVTAAMLSTALFVGASAAWHLLRGNSTPAVRRMFSMALWMLLFTAPLQVLIGDMHGLNTLKYQPAKIAAVEGHWSNTPGQGVPLILFGIPDMEAETTRYKVEIPNLASLILTHSLHGQIPALKDFAKEDRPNATILFWCFRVMVGLGLLMVVLGLYGTWQRWRGQLYASRGLARFALWMGPSGLVALLAGWYVTEIGRQPWVVYGLMRTKDAVSDHSALTLSVGLVVLVVMYLGVFGTGVAYMLRLVRKGPQAHDDHEQPVTANQRPARPLSAVDDPLYPHSPNYTD; encoded by the coding sequence ATGTTCAGCCTTACAGCCCTGGAGCTGGCCCGTATACAGTTCGGTTTCACCATTACCTTCCACATCATCTTCCCGGCCATCACCATTGGCCTTGCGGCATTTTTGGCGGTGCTGGAAGGTTTGTGGCTGTGGAAGAAAGACAACGCCTACCTCGACCTGTACCACTTCTGGTCGAAGATCTTCGCCGTCAACTTCGCCATGGGCGTGGTCTCGGGGCTGGTCATGGCGTACCAGTTCGGCACCAACTGGAGCTTCTACTCGCAATTCGCCGGCAGCATCACCGGCCCGTTGCTGACCTACGAGGTGCTGACGGCCTTCTTCCTTGAAGCGGGCTTCCTCGGGGTGATGCTGTTCGGCTGGCACAAGGTCGGCCGTGGCCTGCACTTTTTCGCCACTGTCATGGTGGCCGTGGGCACGATGATTTCCGCCACCTGGATCCTGGCGTCCAACAGTTGGATGCAGACGCCGCAGGGGCATGAAGTGATCAATGGCGTGGTGGTGCCGGTGGACTGGTTCGCCATCATCTTCAACCCATCGTTCCCGTACCGCCTTGCCCATATGGTCACGGCTGCAATGCTGTCGACCGCACTGTTCGTTGGCGCTTCGGCGGCGTGGCACCTGTTGCGCGGCAATAGCACCCCGGCGGTGCGGCGGATGTTCTCGATGGCCCTGTGGATGCTGCTGTTCACCGCGCCGTTGCAGGTGCTGATCGGTGACATGCATGGCTTGAATACGCTCAAGTACCAGCCGGCGAAGATTGCTGCCGTGGAAGGCCACTGGAGCAACACCCCGGGGCAAGGCGTGCCGCTGATCCTGTTCGGCATCCCCGACATGGAGGCGGAAACCACCCGCTACAAGGTCGAGATCCCTAACCTGGCCAGCCTGATCCTGACCCACAGCCTGCACGGGCAGATCCCTGCGCTGAAGGACTTCGCGAAAGAGGACCGGCCCAACGCAACCATCTTGTTCTGGTGCTTCCGGGTCATGGTTGGCCTGGGCCTGCTGATGGTCGTGCTCGGCCTGTATGGCACCTGGCAGCGCTGGCGTGGGCAGTTGTACGCGTCGCGGGGGCTGGCGCGGTTTGCCCTGTGGATGGGGCCTTCGGGCCTGGTGGCCTTGCTGGCCGGTTGGTACGTCACCGAGATCGGCCGCCAGCCCTGGGTGGTGTACGGCCTGATGCGTACCAAGGACGCGGTGTCCGACCACTCGGCGCTGACCCTGTCGGTGGGCCTGGTGGTGCTGGTGGTGATGTACCTGGGGGTATTCGGCACCGGTGTCGCCTACATGTTGCGCCTGGTGCGCAAGGGGCCGCAGGCGCACGACGACCACGAGCAGCCGGTAACCGCCAACCAGCGGCCCGCCCGCCCGTTGTCGGCAGTGGACGACCCGCTGTATCCGCATTCGCCCAATTACACTGACTGA
- the ptsJ gene encoding Vitamin B6 salvage pathway transcriptional repressor PtsJ (*Name ptsJ) encodes MPLADAPRESAQIRWTKPFKPKAGPRYIQIADMLAESIQSGILQDGEQIPPQRALAAHLGVDLTTVTRAYAEARDRGLIASYTGRGSFILGTRETSTLAGIDLTMNIPPQPANGSMAQLVSAGLEQVLQRNRIEALSPYQDEPATRSLLQAAQGWLKPALGDLDSRGLALCSGSQAAIFAILSAHARPGDAILCDPLTYPGLLLAARQLGLRIVAVASDADGMRPDDLDQACQESGARLLYLNPTFHNPTAHTMPAARRQAIAEVLLKRGITLIEDDPYRYLLDDAPAPIACLTGGANTYYLASLSKCLWPSLRTAFVLPPRGDDGQGLLNGLRASSMGCSALLLALVEQWIRSGTARELVQEIQREARARQHLARTLLSHEFQAHATGLHLWLQLPAHWHQERFTQALEDVGVSVAGADSFSVATQGPDAVRISLGGAPDQAMLGQALRKVEGLLKEDRRRGGRAFV; translated from the coding sequence ATGCCTCTTGCCGACGCGCCAAGAGAATCCGCTCAAATACGCTGGACAAAGCCATTCAAGCCTAAAGCAGGCCCAAGATACATACAGATTGCAGACATGCTTGCGGAATCCATACAGTCTGGAATTTTGCAGGATGGCGAGCAAATTCCGCCACAGCGTGCACTGGCTGCGCACCTGGGCGTCGACCTGACCACGGTGACCCGGGCTTATGCCGAGGCGCGCGATCGTGGCTTGATTGCCTCCTACACTGGCCGCGGCTCCTTCATCCTGGGCACCCGCGAAACGTCCACATTGGCAGGCATCGACCTGACCATGAACATTCCGCCACAGCCGGCCAACGGCTCAATGGCCCAGTTGGTGAGCGCCGGGCTGGAACAGGTGCTGCAACGCAACCGCATCGAAGCGCTGTCGCCCTACCAGGACGAACCGGCCACCCGCTCACTGCTGCAGGCGGCACAAGGCTGGCTGAAACCTGCATTGGGTGACCTGGACAGCCGCGGCCTGGCCCTCTGCTCGGGTTCGCAAGCAGCCATCTTTGCCATCCTCAGCGCCCACGCCCGCCCCGGTGACGCCATTCTCTGCGACCCGCTGACCTACCCCGGCCTGCTGCTGGCTGCCCGGCAGTTGGGGCTGCGCATTGTCGCGGTAGCCAGTGATGCCGACGGCATGCGCCCCGACGACCTGGACCAGGCCTGCCAGGAAAGCGGTGCGCGCCTGCTGTACCTCAACCCCACGTTCCACAACCCCACCGCGCACACCATGCCCGCGGCCCGGCGCCAGGCCATTGCCGAGGTGTTGCTCAAGCGCGGTATCACGCTGATCGAGGATGACCCTTACCGTTATCTGCTTGACGACGCACCGGCACCCATCGCCTGCCTGACCGGGGGCGCCAATACCTACTACCTGGCGTCGTTGTCCAAGTGCCTGTGGCCAAGCCTGCGCACGGCGTTTGTGCTGCCACCGCGTGGGGATGACGGGCAAGGCCTGCTCAATGGCCTGCGCGCATCGAGCATGGGCTGCTCGGCCTTGCTGCTGGCGCTGGTCGAGCAGTGGATACGCAGTGGCACCGCCAGGGAGCTGGTACAGGAAATCCAGCGCGAAGCCCGCGCCCGCCAGCATCTGGCACGCACGCTGTTGAGCCATGAGTTCCAGGCCCACGCCACCGGGCTGCACCTGTGGTTGCAACTGCCAGCGCACTGGCACCAGGAACGGTTTACCCAAGCCCTGGAGGATGTGGGGGTGAGCGTGGCCGGGGCGGACTCGTTCAGCGTGGCGACACAGGGGCCGGATGCCGTGCGCATCTCGCTGGGTGGGGCGCCGGACCAGGCCATGCTGGGGCAAGCGTTGCGCAAGGTGGAGGGGCTGCTGAAGGAAGACCGCCGGCGTGGCGGGCGAGCGTTTGTGTAA